One region of Bdellovibrio bacteriovorus genomic DNA includes:
- the menC gene encoding o-succinylbenzoate synthase MenC, producing the protein MIQISYSPYSLQPLQSLNAVAGAAAREGVLLKIEWADGLKGYADLHPWPELGDLTLEEQLSNLRRGKMSAQVEQCFWLARRDAQARKEGKSLFDGGEKLKNNFLLSDFTALKPGFLDELKKEGFTTLKIKVGRNLQEEAGVLTHVAAAGMKIRLDFNAVATWQIFERFMGSLPATVKPSIEYVEDPFPFDIAAWSEAKKLVKIAVDNQYDKVPWEKLQKAPFDVLVIKPAKIDVDKALAQCKQWNLKATVTSYMDHAVGIAHAAAIAMELKKQHGEMILEAGCLTHRQFKMDMFSAELNTQGPYLLKVKGRGVGFDKLLEGLPWHQLKRS; encoded by the coding sequence TTGATTCAAATTTCTTACAGCCCTTATTCTTTGCAACCTTTGCAATCGCTCAATGCGGTGGCGGGGGCGGCTGCTCGCGAAGGCGTGCTGCTAAAAATTGAATGGGCTGATGGTCTGAAAGGCTATGCGGATCTTCATCCTTGGCCAGAACTAGGTGATTTAACTTTAGAAGAACAGCTTTCGAATCTTCGTCGCGGTAAAATGTCGGCGCAAGTCGAGCAATGTTTTTGGTTGGCCCGTCGTGATGCCCAGGCACGCAAAGAGGGTAAAAGTCTTTTTGATGGTGGTGAGAAACTAAAAAACAACTTTCTGCTTTCGGATTTCACGGCTTTAAAACCCGGTTTTCTTGATGAGTTAAAAAAAGAAGGCTTCACCACTTTGAAAATCAAAGTGGGTCGCAATCTTCAAGAAGAGGCGGGGGTTCTTACGCATGTTGCGGCCGCAGGAATGAAGATCCGTTTGGATTTTAATGCCGTGGCGACGTGGCAGATCTTTGAACGTTTTATGGGAAGCTTGCCCGCAACGGTGAAGCCTTCCATTGAATACGTGGAAGATCCGTTTCCTTTCGATATCGCTGCATGGTCCGAAGCAAAGAAGCTCGTAAAGATTGCCGTCGATAACCAATACGACAAAGTGCCTTGGGAAAAGTTGCAAAAAGCCCCTTTCGATGTGCTTGTGATTAAGCCCGCAAAAATCGACGTCGATAAGGCCCTTGCTCAATGTAAACAATGGAATCTGAAAGCCACGGTGACAAGCTACATGGATCATGCCGTTGGCATTGCTCATGCGGCAGCGATCGCCATGGAATTAAAGAAACAACACGGCGAAATGATTCTGGAAGCGGGTTGCCTGACTCATCGACAATTCAAAATGGACATGTTTTCGGCAGAGCTCAACACGCAGGGACCTTACTTACTCAAAGTGAAAGGCCGGGGTGTAGGGTTTGATAAATTGCTTGAGGGGTTGCCTTGGCATCAGCTCAAAAGAAGTTAG
- a CDS encoding (2Fe-2S) ferredoxin domain-containing protein, protein MIKKEENPWSKGIVLVCTKCHKSISSKSLHEEGNAGENLKTFLKKSFKESGDLSKIRIVTSSCLDVCIDELQALTYASVDGDTETFTVHPEADRDELMQILRKKIKE, encoded by the coding sequence ATGATTAAAAAAGAAGAAAATCCATGGTCGAAGGGCATCGTGCTTGTTTGTACGAAGTGCCATAAATCTATCAGCTCTAAAAGTCTGCATGAAGAAGGCAATGCGGGTGAAAATCTAAAAACATTTCTGAAAAAATCCTTCAAAGAAAGTGGTGATCTTTCAAAAATTCGCATTGTGACTTCAAGTTGTTTGGATGTCTGTATCGACGAACTGCAAGCTTTGACTTACGCCAGTGTTGATGGGGACACCGAAACGTTCACGGTCCACCCCGAGGCAGACCGTGATGAGTTGATGCAGATTCTGCGAAAGAAAATTAAGGAATAA
- a CDS encoding AMP-binding protein: MASAQKKLDLHSDNNEILLNPRLPQEDFEALHSLALSIQNERKLKGHVWIATSGSTADSAARTKLVALSKKALMSSASAVNLHLQSTSQDVWAQVLPHFHVGGLGIEVRAELAGAKVISALKDGRWDAHHYYSILKSEKCTLSALVPTQVYDLVAHSYQAPSTLRAIVVGGGAFEVELFKKARSLGWPVLPSYGMTETASQIATANLDSLKSDEFPDMGLLSHATARTNENGYLEVQADSLFTCYAQNTQGGTRSWDPKVEGWFTTEDRGQVLDGVLHVQGRSKDYIKIGGEGTNVAHLRSVLENCALALNPSFPLKVTLLDMPSERLGSEIHIVSLLSEAETDNIVKAYSDKVLPFEKPRRVHYVKNIPRSDLGKILWAQLRSLL; the protein is encoded by the coding sequence TTGGCATCAGCTCAAAAGAAGTTAGATCTTCATTCAGATAATAACGAGATCTTACTGAATCCACGTCTTCCTCAAGAAGACTTTGAGGCCCTTCATTCGTTAGCACTCTCGATACAAAATGAAAGAAAATTAAAAGGCCATGTCTGGATTGCAACTTCTGGTTCGACGGCGGATTCAGCGGCGCGCACAAAACTTGTGGCTTTATCCAAAAAAGCGTTGATGAGTTCGGCTTCAGCCGTGAATCTGCATTTGCAAAGCACGTCTCAGGATGTGTGGGCGCAAGTTCTGCCGCATTTTCATGTTGGCGGTTTGGGAATCGAAGTGCGGGCAGAGCTTGCCGGTGCGAAAGTGATTTCGGCATTGAAGGACGGGCGCTGGGACGCTCATCACTATTACAGCATTCTTAAAAGCGAAAAGTGCACGTTGTCCGCTTTAGTGCCGACCCAAGTGTACGACTTGGTCGCTCATTCTTATCAAGCTCCCTCGACATTAAGGGCTATTGTGGTGGGTGGGGGCGCTTTCGAAGTCGAGTTATTCAAAAAAGCACGATCGTTGGGGTGGCCTGTGTTACCCAGCTACGGAATGACGGAAACAGCTTCGCAAATTGCAACTGCGAACCTGGATTCTTTAAAGAGTGATGAGTTTCCTGACATGGGGTTGCTCTCGCATGCCACCGCACGAACAAATGAAAATGGTTACCTAGAAGTTCAAGCGGATTCGTTATTCACATGTTATGCCCAAAATACTCAAGGTGGAACGCGCTCATGGGATCCGAAGGTGGAAGGCTGGTTTACGACGGAAGATCGCGGTCAGGTTCTTGACGGGGTTCTGCATGTGCAGGGGCGTAGCAAGGACTATATTAAAATCGGTGGCGAGGGGACAAACGTCGCGCACCTAAGATCTGTCTTAGAAAACTGCGCTCTGGCTTTGAATCCAAGCTTTCCTTTGAAAGTGACGTTGTTAGATATGCCATCTGAAAGGTTAGGAAGTGAAATTCACATTGTCAGTCTACTTTCAGAAGCAGAAACTGATAACATAGTGAAAGCCTATTCTGATAAGGTGCTTCCGTTTGAAAAACCGCGCAGGGTCCATTACGTGAAGAACATCCCACGCAGTGATCTGGGCAAGATTTTGTGGGCGCAATTAAGGAGCTTGTTATGA